The following are from one region of the Plutella xylostella chromosome 21, ilPluXylo3.1, whole genome shotgun sequence genome:
- the LOC105385606 gene encoding myotubularin-related protein 10-B isoform X1, whose product MNEKKLVQNFKSYINVSPKNNAEKNGALQEVTPKLLNGEVVVGAAHNVVMLTPLSQRHHDRGRFGSLFVTNYKLSFVPLEANTNDEKGDSSIEETSFMIPMVAGKESELSFVPLDFAQEESGQRNFLLGPHDIPLTAVGAIYLTDGATSPVRARRILVPTGEMPKKVKGLQVVCKNMLVLNFSFGQAAVGKGRTVAMALLHHAFPKRHDLLFAFECRDLYYPTLPHDLNMFVTPGDWKRELERCECPHWRITCINGTSDAFMLTAGETLIVPNSVLDYSLMESARHFRSGRVPIWVWGRPEGAALLRSGELLPTDSSATTESVYLEQVRRSHPKLTPPHVIYLCGNSVPGAPSPNSLPPLPALHASYKKLVELCTPTTLQGFWTQDSQYYSYLDSSRWLRHVGCCLAAAADAAAHLAANDTVVVLEGDGVDYCAVVSSLTQLLVDPHFRTITGFQSLVQKEWLALGHPFCDRLGLPRPGNGKDTKEPLVQSQLAPVFLLFLDCVWQLQRQFPADFEFTETYLTTLWDCTNNHLFDTFLFNCPRDRELLRDKQNFVRRPVWDWGEQFSDADIALFYNPLFPPPAARAPQRAASTPTQRLSRTPTKSPHPPEAKTFQRLQPCTSVAAMELWSQCYERWLTPLDAPAVGIVQYHVFNYAVRKEIRRLEEKLKSLSIMSNRHSNGDTETTEANPPSVVSRFYPFSHDHSNLNSRALDSMQVSLIDASQLLDSQSLLNAPD is encoded by the exons ATGAATGAGAAAAAGTTGGTCCAGAATTTCAAGAGCTACATCAATGTATCTCCCAAG AATAATGCAGAGAAGAATGGAGCCTTGCAAGAGGTGACACCGAAACTATTAAATG GAGAGGTGGTGGTCGGGGCAGCTCACAATGTGGTGATGCTTACGCCGCTCAGCCAGCGGCATCACGACCGCGGTAGATTCGGCAGCCTCTTCGTCACCAACTACAAGTTGTCCTTCGTGCCTCTCGAAGCGAATACGAACGAT GAGAAAGGTGATTCCTCGATAGAAGAAACCTCTTTCATGATACCTATGGTGGCAGGCAAAGAGTCCGAGCTCTCGTTTGTTCCTCTCGATTTTGCACAGGAA GAAAGCGGTCAGCGCAACTTCCTACTAGGGCCTCATGACATCCCGCTAACAGCCGTGGGCGCTATCTACTTGACCGACGGCGCGACCAGCCCGGTCCGCGCCAGGAGAATACTGGTGCCTACGGGGGAAATGCCCAAGAAGGTCAAAGGGCTACAAGTTGTTTGTAAG AACATGCTAGTGCTAAACTTCAGTTTCGGGCAAGCGGCGGTTGGCAAGGGTCGAACCGTGGCCATGGCGTTGCTCCACCACGCGTTCCCGAAGCGACACGACTTGCTGTTTGCGTTCGAGTGCCGGGACCTCTACTACCCGACCCTGCCGCACGACCTCAACATGTTTGTCAC GCCCGGAGATTGGAAGCGCGAGCTCGAGCGGTGCGAGTGCCCCCACTGGCGGATCACGTGCATCAACGGAACCTCCGACGCCTTCATGTTGACGGCAGGAGAGACGCTCATAGTGCCCAACTCAGTACTGGATTATAGCTTGATGGAGAGCGCTAGGCATTTCCG ATCAGGCAGAGTCCCTATATGGGTGTGGGGGCGACCGGAAGGCGCTGCGTTGTTGAGGAGCGGAGAGTTACTGCCTACCGACAGCTCGGCCACCACTGAGAGTGTTTATTTAGAACAG GTTCGACGGTCGCATCCCAAACTAACACCTCCGCACGTGATATATCTCTGTGGGAATAG CGTCCCCGGCGCGCCGTCTCCCAACAGCCTGCCGCCGCTGCCCGCGCTGCACGCCTCCTACAAGAAACTAGTGGAGCTATGTACACCTACTACACTGCAGGGGTTCTGG ACACAAGACTCGCAATACTACTCGTACCTGGACTCGTCGCGCTGGCTGCGGCACGTGGGCTGctgcctcgccgccgccgccgacgccGCCGCGCACCTCGCCGCCAACGACACGGTCGTCGTGCTCGAGG GTGACGGCGTAGACTACTGTGCGGTGGTGTCATCGTTGACGCAGCTACTGGTCGACCCTCACTTCAGGACCATCACCGGCTTCCAGTCACTGGTGCAGAAGGAGTGGCTGGCCTTAGGACACCCCTTCTGTGATAG ACTAGGCCTACCCAGACCAGGCAACGGCAAAGACACAAAGGAACCTCTCGTCCAATCACAGCTAGCGCCAGTATTCCTACTATTCCTAGACTGCGTCTGGCAACTCCAGAGGCAGTTCCCGGCAGACTTCGAGTTTACGGAGACGTATCTGACCACGCTTTGGGACTGCACGAATAATCATTTGTTTGACACGTTCCTGTTTAACTGCCCAAGGGATCGGGAGCTGTTGAGGGATAAG CAGAACTTCGTCCGGCGCCCGGTCTGGGACTGGGGCGAGCAGTTCTCGGACGCCGACATCGCGTTGTTCTACAACCCTCTGTtcccgccccccgccgcccgcgccccgcagcGGGCTGCTAGCACGCCCACGCAGAGGCTGT CCCGAACACCGACAAAGTCCCCGCACCCACCAGAAGCCAAGACCTTCCAGCGTCTACAACCGTGCACCTCCGTGGCGGCCATGGAGCTCTGGTCGCAATGCTACGAGCGCTGGTTGACCCCTCTTGATGCTCCCGCCGTGGGTATCGTGCAGTACCATGTGTTCAACTACGCTGTGAGGAAGGAG ATCCGGAGGCTAGAAGAAAAGCTCAAATCGCTTTCGATAATGAGCAACAGGCATTCGAACGGCGACACCGAAACGACCGAGGCGAACCCACCGTCAGTTGTTTCACGGTTCTACCCATTCAGCCACGATCATAGCAACCTCAACAGCAGGGCTCTAGACTCCATGCAGGTCAGCCTGATCGATGCCAGCCAGTTACTGGACTCACAGTCCTTACTGAATGCGCCGGATTAA
- the LOC105385606 gene encoding myotubularin-related protein 10-B isoform X2, whose translation MNEKKLVQNFKSYINVSPKNNAEKNGALQEVTPKLLNGEVVVGAAHNVVMLTPLSQRHHDRGRFGSLFVTNYKLSFVPLEANTNDESGQRNFLLGPHDIPLTAVGAIYLTDGATSPVRARRILVPTGEMPKKVKGLQVVCKNMLVLNFSFGQAAVGKGRTVAMALLHHAFPKRHDLLFAFECRDLYYPTLPHDLNMFVTPGDWKRELERCECPHWRITCINGTSDAFMLTAGETLIVPNSVLDYSLMESARHFRSGRVPIWVWGRPEGAALLRSGELLPTDSSATTESVYLEQVRRSHPKLTPPHVIYLCGNSVPGAPSPNSLPPLPALHASYKKLVELCTPTTLQGFWTQDSQYYSYLDSSRWLRHVGCCLAAAADAAAHLAANDTVVVLEGDGVDYCAVVSSLTQLLVDPHFRTITGFQSLVQKEWLALGHPFCDRLGLPRPGNGKDTKEPLVQSQLAPVFLLFLDCVWQLQRQFPADFEFTETYLTTLWDCTNNHLFDTFLFNCPRDRELLRDKQNFVRRPVWDWGEQFSDADIALFYNPLFPPPAARAPQRAASTPTQRLSRTPTKSPHPPEAKTFQRLQPCTSVAAMELWSQCYERWLTPLDAPAVGIVQYHVFNYAVRKEIRRLEEKLKSLSIMSNRHSNGDTETTEANPPSVVSRFYPFSHDHSNLNSRALDSMQVSLIDASQLLDSQSLLNAPD comes from the exons ATGAATGAGAAAAAGTTGGTCCAGAATTTCAAGAGCTACATCAATGTATCTCCCAAG AATAATGCAGAGAAGAATGGAGCCTTGCAAGAGGTGACACCGAAACTATTAAATG GAGAGGTGGTGGTCGGGGCAGCTCACAATGTGGTGATGCTTACGCCGCTCAGCCAGCGGCATCACGACCGCGGTAGATTCGGCAGCCTCTTCGTCACCAACTACAAGTTGTCCTTCGTGCCTCTCGAAGCGAATACGAACGAT GAAAGCGGTCAGCGCAACTTCCTACTAGGGCCTCATGACATCCCGCTAACAGCCGTGGGCGCTATCTACTTGACCGACGGCGCGACCAGCCCGGTCCGCGCCAGGAGAATACTGGTGCCTACGGGGGAAATGCCCAAGAAGGTCAAAGGGCTACAAGTTGTTTGTAAG AACATGCTAGTGCTAAACTTCAGTTTCGGGCAAGCGGCGGTTGGCAAGGGTCGAACCGTGGCCATGGCGTTGCTCCACCACGCGTTCCCGAAGCGACACGACTTGCTGTTTGCGTTCGAGTGCCGGGACCTCTACTACCCGACCCTGCCGCACGACCTCAACATGTTTGTCAC GCCCGGAGATTGGAAGCGCGAGCTCGAGCGGTGCGAGTGCCCCCACTGGCGGATCACGTGCATCAACGGAACCTCCGACGCCTTCATGTTGACGGCAGGAGAGACGCTCATAGTGCCCAACTCAGTACTGGATTATAGCTTGATGGAGAGCGCTAGGCATTTCCG ATCAGGCAGAGTCCCTATATGGGTGTGGGGGCGACCGGAAGGCGCTGCGTTGTTGAGGAGCGGAGAGTTACTGCCTACCGACAGCTCGGCCACCACTGAGAGTGTTTATTTAGAACAG GTTCGACGGTCGCATCCCAAACTAACACCTCCGCACGTGATATATCTCTGTGGGAATAG CGTCCCCGGCGCGCCGTCTCCCAACAGCCTGCCGCCGCTGCCCGCGCTGCACGCCTCCTACAAGAAACTAGTGGAGCTATGTACACCTACTACACTGCAGGGGTTCTGG ACACAAGACTCGCAATACTACTCGTACCTGGACTCGTCGCGCTGGCTGCGGCACGTGGGCTGctgcctcgccgccgccgccgacgccGCCGCGCACCTCGCCGCCAACGACACGGTCGTCGTGCTCGAGG GTGACGGCGTAGACTACTGTGCGGTGGTGTCATCGTTGACGCAGCTACTGGTCGACCCTCACTTCAGGACCATCACCGGCTTCCAGTCACTGGTGCAGAAGGAGTGGCTGGCCTTAGGACACCCCTTCTGTGATAG ACTAGGCCTACCCAGACCAGGCAACGGCAAAGACACAAAGGAACCTCTCGTCCAATCACAGCTAGCGCCAGTATTCCTACTATTCCTAGACTGCGTCTGGCAACTCCAGAGGCAGTTCCCGGCAGACTTCGAGTTTACGGAGACGTATCTGACCACGCTTTGGGACTGCACGAATAATCATTTGTTTGACACGTTCCTGTTTAACTGCCCAAGGGATCGGGAGCTGTTGAGGGATAAG CAGAACTTCGTCCGGCGCCCGGTCTGGGACTGGGGCGAGCAGTTCTCGGACGCCGACATCGCGTTGTTCTACAACCCTCTGTtcccgccccccgccgcccgcgccccgcagcGGGCTGCTAGCACGCCCACGCAGAGGCTGT CCCGAACACCGACAAAGTCCCCGCACCCACCAGAAGCCAAGACCTTCCAGCGTCTACAACCGTGCACCTCCGTGGCGGCCATGGAGCTCTGGTCGCAATGCTACGAGCGCTGGTTGACCCCTCTTGATGCTCCCGCCGTGGGTATCGTGCAGTACCATGTGTTCAACTACGCTGTGAGGAAGGAG ATCCGGAGGCTAGAAGAAAAGCTCAAATCGCTTTCGATAATGAGCAACAGGCATTCGAACGGCGACACCGAAACGACCGAGGCGAACCCACCGTCAGTTGTTTCACGGTTCTACCCATTCAGCCACGATCATAGCAACCTCAACAGCAGGGCTCTAGACTCCATGCAGGTCAGCCTGATCGATGCCAGCCAGTTACTGGACTCACAGTCCTTACTGAATGCGCCGGATTAA